From Achromobacter spanius, a single genomic window includes:
- a CDS encoding branched-chain amino acid ABC transporter permease — translation MNAQIALILGQDGITNGAIYALLALSILLVFTVTRVLFIPQGEFVAFGALTMAAMQAGKPILLVWLLLAFALAEVIADLMARRKRPARGRTHWRMAAKVIYPLALALLLYRLPLAQLPMAVQALLTLLLLVPMGPQLYRLFYQPIASASTLVLLIVSIAVHLALVGLGLLAFGAEGARTAPFSDASLTLGPINVNSQALWVVAVSVVLIVVLYQFFERSMYGKALRAAAFNRIGARLMGISPVFAGKATFFLAALIGTVSGILIAPITTMYFDSGFMVSLKGFVGAIIGGLVSYPLAAAGAVLVGLIEAFSSFWASAYKEIIVFTLIIPVLLWRSLNSHHVEEEDE, via the coding sequence ATGAATGCTCAGATTGCCTTGATACTTGGGCAGGACGGCATCACCAACGGCGCCATCTACGCGCTCCTGGCGTTGTCCATCCTGCTGGTCTTCACCGTCACCCGCGTCCTGTTCATTCCGCAGGGCGAGTTTGTCGCCTTCGGCGCGCTCACCATGGCCGCCATGCAGGCCGGCAAGCCCATCCTGCTGGTCTGGCTGCTGCTTGCGTTTGCGCTGGCCGAGGTCATTGCCGACCTGATGGCGCGCCGCAAGCGCCCCGCGCGCGGCCGCACTCACTGGCGCATGGCGGCCAAGGTGATCTATCCGCTGGCGCTCGCGCTGCTGCTGTACCGCCTGCCGCTGGCCCAATTGCCGATGGCGGTGCAGGCGCTGCTGACGCTGCTGTTGCTGGTGCCGATGGGTCCGCAGCTCTATCGCCTGTTCTATCAGCCGATCGCATCGGCCTCGACGCTGGTGCTGCTGATCGTCTCGATCGCGGTCCACCTGGCGCTGGTCGGTCTGGGCCTGCTGGCCTTTGGCGCGGAAGGCGCGCGCACCGCGCCGTTCAGCGACGCCAGCCTGACGCTCGGCCCGATCAACGTGAACAGCCAGGCGCTGTGGGTGGTGGCGGTGTCGGTGGTGCTGATCGTCGTGCTGTACCAGTTCTTTGAACGCTCGATGTACGGCAAGGCGCTGCGCGCCGCGGCATTCAACCGCATCGGCGCGCGACTGATGGGCATCTCGCCCGTGTTCGCAGGCAAGGCCACGTTCTTCCTGGCCGCGCTGATCGGCACCGTGTCCGGCATCCTGATCGCGCCCATCACCACCATGTATTTCGATTCGGGCTTCATGGTCAGCCTGAAGGGCTTCGTGGGCGCCATCATCGGCGGGCTGGTGAGCTATCCGCTGGCCGCGGCGGGCGCCGTGCTGGTGGGCCTGATCGAAGCCTTCTCGTCGTTCTGGGCTAGCGCCTACAAAGAAATCATCGTGTTCACGCTGATCATCCCCGTGCTGCTCTGGCGTTCACTCAACAGCCATCACGTCGAGGAAGAAGACGAATGA
- a CDS encoding thiolase family protein — MSRLGYDGVVAALPVTIPYERYSTHAAHWWLGRALGALIRQSGLAKTDVDGLCVSSFTLAPDTAVGLVQHLGMTPRWLDHIPMGGASGVAALRRAARAVQAGDANVVACLAGDTNHVDSFRNTVSQFSRFAQDAVYPYGAGGPNASFALLTTNYMRETGATREDFGKLCVAQRDNALRYPHALMKKPLTLAQYLDARVITEPIHLFDCVMPCAGADAFLVMTEELARALKLPYARILSTIERHNAWIDDPIQTRGGWTMDVDELYGQANAAPADMDFLQAYDDYPVINLMQMEDLGFCEKGAAPQFVRDNTFTVEGSFPFNTNGGQLSVGQAGAAGGYLGMVEALRQLTGTAGGTQVVDARLGMVSGFGMINYDRGLCTAAAILARSDA, encoded by the coding sequence ATGAGCCGCCTGGGCTATGACGGCGTCGTGGCGGCCCTGCCCGTCACGATTCCGTACGAACGCTATTCCACGCACGCCGCGCACTGGTGGCTGGGCCGCGCGCTGGGCGCGCTGATCCGGCAATCGGGCCTGGCCAAGACCGACGTCGACGGCCTGTGCGTGTCGAGCTTCACGCTGGCGCCCGACACCGCGGTCGGGCTGGTGCAGCACCTGGGCATGACGCCGCGCTGGCTCGATCACATCCCGATGGGCGGCGCCAGCGGCGTGGCCGCGCTGCGCCGTGCCGCGCGGGCCGTGCAGGCGGGCGACGCCAACGTCGTGGCCTGCCTGGCCGGCGACACGAATCACGTGGACTCGTTCCGCAACACGGTCAGCCAGTTCTCGCGCTTTGCGCAGGACGCCGTCTACCCGTACGGCGCGGGCGGCCCGAACGCCAGCTTTGCGCTGCTGACCACCAACTACATGCGCGAGACGGGCGCCACCCGCGAGGACTTCGGCAAGCTCTGCGTGGCCCAGCGCGACAACGCCCTGCGCTATCCGCACGCGCTGATGAAAAAGCCGCTGACGCTGGCGCAGTATCTGGACGCGCGCGTCATCACCGAGCCGATCCACCTGTTCGATTGCGTCATGCCGTGCGCGGGCGCCGACGCGTTTCTGGTCATGACCGAAGAACTCGCCCGCGCGCTGAAGCTGCCGTATGCGCGCATCCTGTCCACCATCGAGCGCCACAACGCGTGGATCGATGACCCGATCCAGACGCGGGGCGGCTGGACCATGGACGTGGACGAGTTGTACGGGCAGGCCAACGCCGCGCCGGCCGACATGGATTTCCTGCAGGCCTACGACGACTATCCCGTCATCAACCTGATGCAGATGGAAGACCTGGGCTTCTGCGAAAAGGGCGCCGCGCCGCAATTCGTGCGGGACAACACCTTTACCGTCGAAGGCAGCTTTCCGTTCAACACCAATGGCGGCCAGCTGTCGGTCGGCCAGGCGGGCGCGGCCGGCGGCTATCTGGGCATGGTCGAGGCCTTGCGCCAGTTGACCGGCACGGCCGGCGGCACGCAGGTCGTCGACGCGCGGCTGGGCATGGTGAGCGGCTTCGGCATGATCAATTACGACCGCGGGCTGTGCACGGCCGCGGCCATCCTGGCAAGGAGCGACGCATGA
- a CDS encoding aromatic-ring-hydroxylating dioxygenase subunit beta — MSASDRELIDFVYAEARLLDELRFEDWLDLYTEDGHYWMPLAHGQTDAKLHASLMYEDKLLLRVRVERLAGQRTFSQQPKSRCHHLLQAPTVEHGHPEAAPAEGRHVVRTAFHYVETRQDAQTLFAGWATHHLVEQDGALRIRLKRVDLVNCDAAFGNIQLFM; from the coding sequence ATGAGCGCAAGCGACCGCGAATTGATCGATTTTGTCTACGCCGAGGCGCGCTTGCTGGACGAGTTGCGCTTCGAGGATTGGCTGGACCTGTACACCGAGGACGGCCACTACTGGATGCCGCTGGCTCATGGCCAGACCGACGCGAAGCTGCATGCCTCGCTGATGTACGAAGACAAGCTGCTGCTGCGCGTGCGCGTGGAACGGCTGGCGGGTCAGCGCACGTTTTCGCAGCAGCCCAAGAGCCGCTGCCATCATTTGCTGCAGGCCCCCACCGTCGAGCACGGCCATCCCGAGGCCGCGCCCGCCGAGGGACGCCACGTGGTGCGCACCGCCTTCCATTACGTCGAGACGCGGCAGGACGCGCAGACGCTTTTTGCGGGCTGGGCCACGCATCATCTGGTGGAACAGGACGGCGCGCTGCGCATCCGCTTGAAGCGCGTGGACCTCGTCAACTGCGACGCGGCCTTCGGCAATATCCAACTGTTCATGTAG
- a CDS encoding ABC transporter substrate-binding protein produces MLSKKLPLAAAAAVAALFALPALAQVKVGVVTSSTGPTALVGIPQKNTVPLLPKKIGDLTVEYISLDDASDSTNSVTAFKKLISEQNVDALIGPSGSPNAMGVIQFAAEAGVPMLAPVGTAAVVLPMNDQKKWVFKTTQNDDIIARALVDHMAKSGIKTVGFIGLNDPYGENWYKVFSGLATEKGIKIAANERYQRFDSSVTGQALKILAAKPDAVLVAAPGAASVLPQSTLFDQGYKGKFYQTHGAALPDFLKLGGKKVEGTVLAASLMLVLPEMPDSNPSKKVATEYIAAYEKLNGSKPATFGANVYDAGLLLEKAVPIAEKAGKPGTKEFRSALRDALEQTKELVGTQGVYNMSAADHSGFDERGRELITVKDGNWTLVK; encoded by the coding sequence ATGCTGTCGAAGAAACTCCCCCTGGCCGCTGCCGCCGCCGTCGCCGCCCTGTTCGCCCTGCCCGCCCTGGCGCAAGTCAAGGTCGGCGTGGTCACCTCGTCCACCGGCCCCACCGCGCTGGTCGGGATTCCGCAGAAGAACACGGTGCCGCTGCTGCCCAAGAAGATCGGCGACCTGACCGTGGAATACATCTCGCTGGACGACGCCAGCGATTCCACGAACTCGGTCACGGCCTTCAAGAAGCTGATCTCGGAGCAGAACGTGGACGCGCTGATCGGGCCGTCGGGCTCGCCCAACGCCATGGGCGTCATCCAGTTCGCCGCCGAGGCCGGCGTGCCGATGCTGGCGCCGGTGGGTACCGCCGCGGTGGTGCTGCCGATGAACGACCAGAAGAAGTGGGTGTTCAAGACTACGCAGAACGACGACATCATCGCGCGCGCGCTGGTGGACCACATGGCCAAGTCCGGCATCAAGACGGTCGGCTTTATCGGCCTGAACGATCCCTATGGCGAGAATTGGTACAAGGTGTTCTCGGGCCTGGCCACGGAAAAGGGCATCAAGATCGCCGCCAACGAACGCTACCAGCGCTTTGACAGCTCGGTCACCGGCCAGGCGCTGAAGATCCTGGCCGCCAAGCCGGATGCCGTGCTGGTGGCCGCCCCCGGCGCCGCCAGCGTGCTGCCGCAGTCGACGCTGTTCGATCAGGGCTACAAGGGCAAGTTCTACCAGACCCACGGCGCCGCGCTGCCCGACTTCCTGAAGCTGGGCGGCAAGAAGGTCGAAGGCACGGTGCTGGCCGCCAGCCTGATGCTGGTGCTGCCGGAGATGCCGGACAGCAACCCGTCCAAGAAGGTCGCGACCGAGTACATCGCCGCCTACGAAAAGCTCAACGGCTCCAAGCCCGCCACCTTCGGCGCCAACGTCTATGACGCCGGCCTGCTGCTGGAAAAGGCCGTGCCGATCGCCGAGAAGGCCGGCAAGCCGGGCACCAAGGAGTTCCGCAGCGCCCTGCGCGACGCGCTGGAGCAGACCAAGGAGCTGGTGGGCACGCAAGGCGTCTACAACATGAGCGCCGCCGACCACAGCGGTTTTGACGAACGCGGCCGCGAACTCATCACGGTCAAAGACGGCAACTGGACCCTGGTCAAGTAA
- a CDS encoding cyclase family protein, whose amino-acid sequence MSQPILAQFMTELVSGRIRLVDLTETLTPEFPTIVLPPEFGQAWPFRIEEISRYDERGPAWYWNNFSCSEHTGTHFDAPAHWVTGKDQPDNTVDTIPIDAFIASACVIDCSAEAAGNPDFLLTIDFVRKWEEQHGRIPARSWVLMRTDWSKRAKPADYLNMQADGAHSPGPDAEVVPWLIKERDVHGFGTESVGTDAGQAQHLDPPYPCHYYMHGNNRYGLQCLTNLDQLPATGAVIFSAPLKIRSGSGSPLRVLALAPTA is encoded by the coding sequence GTGAGTCAACCCATTCTTGCCCAATTCATGACCGAGCTGGTGTCCGGCCGCATTCGCCTGGTGGACCTGACCGAAACGCTGACGCCGGAATTCCCGACCATCGTGCTGCCGCCCGAATTCGGCCAAGCCTGGCCGTTCCGGATCGAGGAAATCTCGCGCTACGACGAGCGCGGTCCGGCCTGGTACTGGAACAACTTCTCGTGTTCCGAACACACCGGCACGCACTTCGACGCGCCCGCGCACTGGGTCACGGGCAAGGACCAGCCCGACAACACGGTGGACACGATTCCCATCGACGCCTTCATCGCCAGCGCCTGCGTGATCGACTGTTCGGCGGAAGCGGCGGGCAACCCGGACTTCCTCCTGACCATCGACTTCGTCAGGAAATGGGAAGAACAGCACGGCCGCATTCCCGCGCGGTCGTGGGTGCTGATGCGCACCGACTGGTCCAAGCGCGCCAAGCCCGCCGACTACCTGAACATGCAGGCCGACGGCGCGCATTCGCCCGGCCCCGACGCCGAAGTTGTGCCCTGGCTCATCAAGGAACGCGACGTGCACGGCTTCGGCACCGAGTCGGTGGGCACGGACGCCGGGCAAGCCCAGCATCTGGACCCACCCTACCCCTGCCACTACTACATGCACGGCAACAACCGCTACGGCTTGCAGTGCCTGACCAACCTGGACCAGCTGCCGGCCACCGGCGCGGTGATCTTCTCGGCGCCGCTCAAGATCCGCAGCGGCTCGGGCAGTCCGTTGCGCGTGCTGGCGCTGGCGCCCACGGCCTGA
- a CDS encoding ABC transporter permease subunit, producing MTPRHILLAFLALLALGPLVLPPFYVTLLNYIGLYALVALGLVLLTGVGGLTSFGQAAFVGVGAYTTALLTTRADTLPSWLGWLGASPWLTLLAGLALTLALAYLLGAITLKLSGHFLPLGTIAWGLSLYFVFGSVEGLGGHTGIPDIPAISLFGWTLNQGGNIYYLIWAFLLVAIWSTQNLLDSREGRAIRALKGGRVMAESMGVDTARSRMVIFVIAALQACASGWLYAHMQRFVNPNPFGLQMGIEYLFMTVIGGAGQVWGALVGAGVFTVLKQWLQDLLPKVLGQTGNFEVIVFGFGMVLLLHRARSGLWPVLTRWVPVKRKPRHVDMTAEPLPRRTMPPRGEVVLKAVDVTRKFGGLVANNAMNLEIRAGEVLALIGPNGAGKSTMFNQISGVDTPTSGQVTLLGQPVAGVGARKIARLGLSRTFQHVRLLGRMSVLENVAIGAHLRGHRGVLPAAWRLDRPEEARLLAEAARQVERVGLGKHLHDEAGSLALGQQRILEIARALASDPCILLLDEPAAGLRYQEKCELAELLKRLRAEGMAILLVEHDMDFVMGLVDRVVVMDFGEKIAEGLPAEIQQNPAVLEAYLGGVEE from the coding sequence ATGACCCCGCGCCACATCCTCCTCGCCTTCCTGGCCCTGCTGGCGCTCGGCCCCCTGGTGTTGCCGCCGTTTTACGTCACGCTGCTGAACTACATCGGCCTGTATGCGCTGGTGGCGCTGGGCCTGGTGCTGCTGACCGGCGTCGGCGGCCTCACCAGTTTCGGCCAGGCCGCCTTCGTGGGCGTGGGCGCCTACACCACGGCGCTGCTCACCACCCGCGCGGACACCCTGCCGTCGTGGCTAGGCTGGCTGGGCGCATCGCCCTGGCTCACGCTGCTTGCCGGTCTGGCGCTGACGCTGGCGCTGGCCTACCTGCTGGGCGCGATCACGCTGAAGCTGTCCGGTCACTTCCTGCCGCTGGGCACCATTGCGTGGGGCCTGTCTCTGTACTTCGTCTTCGGCTCGGTCGAAGGGCTGGGCGGCCACACCGGCATCCCGGACATTCCGGCCATCAGCCTGTTCGGCTGGACACTCAACCAGGGCGGCAACATCTACTACCTGATCTGGGCCTTCCTGCTCGTCGCCATCTGGTCCACGCAGAACCTGCTGGACTCGCGCGAAGGCCGCGCCATCCGCGCGCTCAAGGGCGGGCGCGTGATGGCGGAATCGATGGGCGTGGACACGGCGCGCTCGCGCATGGTGATCTTCGTCATCGCGGCGTTGCAGGCCTGCGCGTCGGGCTGGCTGTACGCGCATATGCAGCGCTTCGTGAACCCCAACCCCTTCGGCCTGCAGATGGGCATCGAATACCTGTTCATGACCGTCATCGGCGGCGCCGGGCAGGTGTGGGGCGCGCTCGTTGGCGCGGGCGTCTTCACGGTGCTCAAGCAATGGCTGCAGGACCTTCTGCCCAAGGTGCTGGGCCAGACCGGCAACTTTGAGGTGATCGTCTTCGGCTTCGGCATGGTGCTGCTGTTGCACCGCGCCCGCAGCGGCCTGTGGCCGGTGCTGACGCGCTGGGTGCCGGTCAAGCGCAAGCCGCGCCATGTCGACATGACGGCCGAACCGCTGCCCCGGCGCACCATGCCGCCGCGCGGCGAGGTGGTGCTGAAAGCCGTGGACGTGACGCGCAAATTCGGCGGCCTGGTGGCCAACAACGCCATGAACCTGGAGATCCGCGCGGGCGAAGTGCTGGCGCTGATCGGCCCGAATGGCGCGGGCAAGAGCACGATGTTCAATCAGATCTCGGGCGTGGACACGCCGACCTCGGGACAGGTCACGCTGCTGGGCCAGCCGGTGGCCGGCGTGGGTGCGCGCAAGATCGCGCGCCTGGGCCTGTCGCGGACTTTCCAGCACGTGCGGCTGCTGGGCCGCATGAGCGTGCTGGAAAACGTGGCCATCGGCGCGCACCTGCGCGGGCACCGGGGCGTGCTGCCGGCCGCCTGGCGGCTGGACCGGCCCGAAGAGGCGCGGCTGCTGGCCGAAGCGGCGCGTCAGGTCGAGCGCGTGGGACTGGGCAAGCATCTGCATGACGAGGCGGGCTCGCTGGCCCTTGGCCAGCAGCGCATCCTGGAGATCGCGCGCGCGCTGGCGTCGGACCCATGCATCCTGCTGCTGGACGAACCCGCGGCCGGCCTGCGTTACCAGGAAAAATGCGAGCTGGCCGAGCTGCTCAAGCGCCTGCGCGCCGAAGGCATGGCCATTCTGCTCGTCGAACACGACATGGATTTCGTGATGGGTCTGGTGGATCGCGTGGTGGTCATGGACTTCGGCGAAAAGATCGCCGAAGGCCTGCCGGCCGAGATCCAGCAGAATCCCGCGGTGCTTGAGGCCTATCTGGGCGGAGTGGAAGAATGA
- a CDS encoding SDR family NAD(P)-dependent oxidoreductase, producing MTQTHVAIVTGGSAGIGAEICRSMLDAGYEVISMARRAADFSHPRLHNVQVDLLDATATAQAGAEAAAQFPVSHVIHNAGVIWPNLLPQVTQEELHGLTQIHLGAAISLVQAALPGMQERKFGRIVMMSSRGALGLPTRTAYSATKAGMVGMARTWSLELAPYGITVNVVAPGPIQTDMFYEVIEAGSERERQLAEGIPVKRLGRSDDVARAVMFFADPANSFVTGQTLFVCGGASVSSITI from the coding sequence ATGACGCAAACCCATGTGGCCATCGTGACCGGCGGCAGCGCCGGCATCGGGGCGGAAATCTGCCGCAGCATGCTGGACGCGGGCTACGAGGTGATCTCGATGGCGCGCCGCGCCGCGGACTTTTCGCATCCGCGCCTGCACAACGTGCAGGTCGACCTGCTGGATGCCACCGCGACCGCGCAAGCGGGCGCCGAGGCCGCCGCCCAGTTTCCGGTCAGCCACGTTATCCACAACGCCGGCGTGATCTGGCCGAACCTGCTGCCGCAGGTCACGCAGGAAGAGCTGCACGGCTTGACGCAGATCCACCTGGGCGCGGCCATCAGCCTGGTTCAAGCCGCCCTGCCCGGCATGCAGGAACGCAAGTTCGGCCGCATCGTCATGATGTCGTCGCGCGGCGCGCTGGGCCTGCCCACGCGCACCGCCTATTCGGCCACCAAGGCCGGCATGGTGGGCATGGCGCGCACCTGGTCGCTGGAGCTTGCGCCGTACGGCATCACGGTCAACGTGGTGGCGCCCGGCCCCATTCAGACCGACATGTTCTACGAGGTGATCGAGGCCGGCAGCGAACGCGAACGCCAGCTTGCCGAGGGCATTCCGGTCAAGCGCCTGGGCCGCTCGGACGACGTGGCGCGCGCCGTCATGTTCTTCGCGGATCCGGCCAACAGCTTCGTCACCGGCCAGACGCTGTTCGTCTGCGGCGGCGCCAGCGTCAGCTCCATCACCATCTGA
- a CDS encoding AMP-binding protein, translating to MTATVHQAFADTAARHGGQPFLCILPETAQAYDIVAGELTYAAAADAIETLRTAYAAAGYGHGHRAGLLLENRPAFFLHWFALNALGVSVVPINPDLRAAELEYLAGHSEIALAVALPGRHADLLAAAQRAGRELRVMGPDDAPPAAPFPAPLQGTALSELTECALLYTSGTTGRPKGCILPNRYFLHAGGWYARIGGLAVLRPGQERMLTPLPLVHMNAMAYSAMAMVLTGGCLIPLDRFHPRSWWDSVRESRATVLHYLGVMPAILMKAEPTPQDLQPAIRFGFGAGVDRKLHAPFEARFGFPLLEAWAMTETGAGAVIIANQEPRHVGTSSFGSEEADVEVRIVTDAGEPAAIGEPGELLVRHAGEDPRYGFFAGYLKDEAATNEAWEGGWFHTGDIVRREADGALRFVDRKKNVIRRSGENISAVEVESVLMQHPLVKAVAVAAVPDPVRGDEVLACVVPEAAPADADAMAEAARSIVQWSLSQLAYYKAPGYVAFVDSLPLTTTNKIQRGEMKALAPGLPGTARCVDTCHLKKRPAEGAHR from the coding sequence GTGACCGCCACCGTCCACCAGGCCTTTGCCGACACCGCCGCCCGCCACGGCGGCCAGCCGTTCCTGTGCATCCTGCCCGAGACCGCGCAGGCGTATGACATCGTGGCGGGCGAGCTGACCTACGCTGCGGCCGCCGATGCCATCGAGACCTTGCGCACCGCGTATGCCGCCGCCGGCTACGGCCATGGCCACCGCGCGGGCCTGCTGCTGGAGAACCGGCCCGCCTTCTTCCTGCACTGGTTCGCGCTGAACGCGCTGGGCGTGTCGGTCGTGCCGATCAACCCGGACCTGCGCGCCGCCGAACTGGAATACCTGGCCGGCCACTCCGAGATCGCGCTGGCGGTCGCCCTGCCCGGCCGCCACGCGGACCTGCTGGCCGCCGCGCAACGCGCGGGCCGCGAGCTGCGCGTGATGGGACCGGACGATGCGCCGCCCGCCGCGCCGTTCCCGGCGCCGTTGCAAGGCACGGCGCTGTCGGAACTGACCGAGTGCGCGCTGCTCTACACGTCAGGCACGACCGGCAGGCCGAAAGGCTGCATCCTGCCCAACCGCTATTTCCTGCATGCGGGCGGCTGGTATGCGCGCATTGGCGGGCTTGCTGTGCTGCGGCCGGGCCAGGAGCGCATGCTGACGCCGCTGCCGCTGGTCCACATGAATGCCATGGCGTATTCCGCCATGGCAATGGTGCTGACGGGCGGCTGCCTGATTCCGCTGGACCGCTTCCACCCCCGCTCGTGGTGGGACAGCGTGCGCGAATCGCGCGCCACCGTGCTGCACTATCTGGGCGTCATGCCCGCCATCCTGATGAAGGCCGAGCCCACCCCGCAGGATCTGCAGCCGGCCATCCGCTTCGGCTTCGGCGCGGGCGTGGACCGCAAGCTGCATGCGCCGTTCGAGGCGCGCTTCGGCTTTCCGCTGCTGGAAGCCTGGGCCATGACCGAGACCGGCGCGGGCGCCGTCATCATCGCCAACCAGGAACCGCGCCACGTCGGCACCAGCAGCTTCGGCAGCGAGGAAGCCGACGTCGAGGTGCGCATTGTGACCGACGCGGGCGAACCGGCCGCCATCGGCGAACCGGGCGAGCTGCTGGTGCGCCACGCCGGGGAAGATCCGCGCTATGGCTTCTTTGCCGGTTACCTGAAGGACGAGGCCGCTACCAACGAAGCCTGGGAAGGCGGCTGGTTCCACACCGGCGACATCGTGCGACGCGAAGCCGACGGCGCGCTGCGTTTCGTGGACCGCAAGAAGAACGTGATCCGGCGCAGCGGCGAGAACATCTCGGCCGTGGAAGTGGAAAGCGTGCTGATGCAGCATCCGCTGGTCAAGGCCGTGGCGGTGGCCGCCGTGCCGGACCCGGTGCGTGGCGACGAGGTCCTGGCCTGCGTGGTGCCCGAGGCCGCGCCCGCCGACGCGGACGCGATGGCCGAGGCCGCGCGCAGCATCGTGCAATGGTCGCTGTCGCAGCTGGCGTATTACAAGGCGCCCGGCTATGTCGCCTTCGTGGACAGCCTGCCGCTGACCACCACCAACAAGATCCAGCGCGGCGAGATGAAGGCGCTGGCGCCCGGCCTGCCCGGCACGGCGCGCTGCGTGGACACCTGCCATCTGAAGAAGCGTCCGGCCGAAGGGGCCCACCGATGA
- a CDS encoding SDR family NAD(P)-dependent oxidoreductase: MTEPLAKPPRKNPVARTRQPTLPPGSRSRSALGLTAAAAEGRFDLQTCAECGTVQYPPREVCGHCLSEHLPWRPADPNGVLLVSTTLHHSNDLYFRERLPWRVGTVRMDAGPSVVAHVHQDCADGGRVRLALKLDRSGQAVMIALPERNTPNMEDDKTLRETSCDPKFRRALVTDGKSAVGQAVARALLDAGSPMIFLGDPQAWKRDAAFDALAADPRVQAVTLDVTDTDSVERVAASIGGKVEILVNTADLEREGGLLNRKDVNTARDAMDVNVLGLMRLAQSFGPALCGRAADGVNSAAAWVNVLSIYAQMNLPARGMWSASKAAALSLAQCLRAEMRGAGVRVVNVFPGPVDHEWEQRTPPPRVAPAAIATAIVRALKDGIEDVYVGDVAQEFRARLAENPKGLERELGAGG; the protein is encoded by the coding sequence ATGACCGAGCCGCTGGCCAAGCCGCCTCGCAAGAATCCGGTTGCGCGCACGCGCCAGCCCACGCTGCCGCCGGGCTCGCGCAGCCGCAGCGCGCTGGGGCTGACCGCTGCCGCCGCCGAAGGACGCTTCGATCTGCAGACCTGCGCCGAATGCGGCACGGTGCAGTACCCGCCGCGCGAAGTCTGCGGCCATTGCCTGTCCGAACACCTGCCGTGGCGGCCCGCCGATCCGAACGGCGTGCTGCTGGTCAGCACCACGCTGCATCACAGCAACGACCTGTATTTCCGCGAACGCCTGCCCTGGCGCGTGGGCACGGTGCGGATGGACGCCGGTCCGTCCGTCGTGGCGCACGTGCACCAGGACTGCGCCGACGGCGGCCGCGTGCGCCTGGCCCTGAAGCTCGACCGCAGCGGCCAGGCCGTGATGATCGCCCTGCCCGAAAGGAATACGCCGAACATGGAAGACGACAAGACCCTGCGCGAGACCTCGTGCGATCCAAAGTTCCGCCGCGCGCTGGTCACCGACGGCAAGTCGGCCGTCGGCCAGGCCGTGGCGCGCGCGCTGCTGGATGCGGGCAGCCCGATGATCTTTCTGGGCGATCCACAGGCCTGGAAGCGCGACGCCGCATTTGATGCGCTGGCGGCGGACCCGCGCGTGCAGGCCGTGACGCTGGACGTGACCGACACCGATTCCGTCGAACGCGTGGCCGCTTCCATCGGCGGCAAGGTCGAGATCCTGGTGAACACGGCGGATCTGGAACGCGAGGGCGGACTACTGAACCGCAAGGACGTGAACACCGCGCGCGACGCGATGGACGTCAATGTGCTGGGCCTGATGCGGCTGGCGCAGAGTTTCGGCCCCGCGCTGTGCGGCCGCGCGGCAGACGGCGTGAACAGCGCGGCGGCGTGGGTCAATGTGTTGTCGATCTACGCGCAGATGAATCTGCCGGCGCGAGGCATGTGGTCGGCGTCCAAGGCTGCTGCGCTGTCGCTGGCGCAATGTCTGCGCGCGGAAATGCGCGGCGCGGGCGTGCGGGTGGTCAACGTGTTTCCCGGTCCTGTCGATCACGAATGGGAGCAGCGCACGCCGCCGCCCCGCGTGGCGCCGGCTGCCATAGCAACCGCCATCGTGCGCGCGTTGAAGGACGGCATCGAAGACGTGTACGTCGGCGACGTGGCGCAGGAGTTCCGCGCGCGGCTGGCCGAAAACCCGAAGGGATTGGAACGGGAGCTGGGCGCGGGCGGCTGA